The Limnospira fusiformis SAG 85.79 genomic interval AAAATCTCGACTGCCTCCAATGGGTTGGTTTTGGAGGCAGAGATTTAAGAGAGTTGGCTTATTCGCCGTCACCCTCAGCGGTCCACTGACTGATGCGGAACACCACAAATTCAGCCGGACGCACTGGACAAACACCCACTTCCACAAACAGGCGACCGGCCATCATGCTTTGGGGGCTATTTAGTTCAGCATCGCACTTGACATAAAAAGCCTCGCTGGGACTGCCACCCGTCAGCGCTCCCGATCGCCATAATTCAGTCAGGAAGCTGCTAATAGTGCGTTTGACCCGCTGCCATAGGTCTTCGTCGTTGGGTTCAAACACCACCCACTGGGTACCGTTTTCGATGGACTTCTCGATGTAGCTCATCAGACGGCGAACGTTGATATAGCGCCATTCGGTTTTGTCGGGTTCGACCAAGGTACGAGCGCCCCAGATCCTGATACCCCGGTTATCAAAGGGCCGGATACAGTTGATGCCAATAGGGTTCAGCAGTTCCTGTTCTCGGAAGTTGCACGGGTGAGTCAGACCGATCACACCTCTTGGTACTTCGTTAGCAGGTGCTTTGTAAACCCCCCGGGTTTCGTCCACCCGCGCCCATACTCCTGCCATGTGGCCGCTGGGGGGAATAGCTATGGGCCGTCCGGCGTTGCGGGGGTTCGGAACTAAAATCCACGGGTAGTACAGGGCGGCAAATTGCGATCGCCGGTTAAATTCTTGGCTTAACCAACGGCTGATATCCTGCGGTTTCACCCGATCAGGCGGCGGGTCAAGGATGATCATCCGGTTGGGGGCGTTGGGGATGTCTCCGTCTGCGGCTCCCTCGCACATACTCACCATCAAGTCCATTAGTCCGTGGAGTTGATCTTGATCAATCAATCCCTGTTCGTAGACTTTCATTAAGTCGGGACAACAGACGATAGTTATTTCGTCAATTTCAAATAGGCCGCGAATCCCGGTGCGATCCTCCCTCACGCCTTCCACATGGCGCGCTAAGTTGTCGGTTTCTGCTATAATTGCCGGAGGGCTGACTTCATAAATGCCGTTAGACGGGCGGCGAGCCAGGGGACTACCACTGATAGCTAAATCTGTGGCTAGAATGTACTGGGATTCTTCGAGGGCGCTAACCACATAATCGGCTACTGCTGTTTCGATGTCTGGATTCATACTCAGGTGCGGGAACCGTTCGAGTTCCTCACTTCCCTGGCGGATCACTATGGTGAAAAATTCCCCTGTATTAGCAGTAACGATCGCTTCTGATGCTTCCGTTTCTTCGCTGGGGGGTTTCGGATACCCTTCGGTAATTTGCACCCGGATAGAGCGATCGCTCACAGCCAGGAACCCGTTTTGCGAACTGTCGGCTAGGGAACTTTCCGAAGCACCATCTTGGGAACTCTCACGGATCGAAAATCTTAACGAAGGACGATTAGCGCGGTTGACAATTTCGGTTCCCGTTTCCGTCACTTCCGGCTTAGGAGAACCGGGGAGTCCTGTTCCCATGCTAGTAATCCAGCACCGACCGCCGCCGTTGAGAAACCAACCGTAAACTGAAAAGGGAAGATAGGCTCCGAAGTCGGTGAAACCGTCCGAGTTGGTTCGACCGAAGTATTCCAGATACTGCTTCCAACTGGTGACTAACATCGGCTTAAAAGGTTCAGCCCCACCTCGGATATCTTCCGTGAAACCGACAAATCCGGCTACAGCGGTGGGAACACCCTGAAGAGGTCGAGAGCCGCGATCGACCTCCTCAATGTAAACGCCAGGTGCAAAATAGTCAAGCCTAGCCATAAAAATCTTTCTCCCTGAGAGTGGGCAGTTTGGACACTCCCCAGCCTAAATGCGTGGGGACTCTGGGGCTGAATCCTGCCTCCACTAACGCTCGTTAGTTTTGGTCTTACAGTTTCATGTCTAGAGGGACGAGGTTTTAAACCCATTTTTTCTGATCAACCGGATGGATAAATTTTGAAAATCAGCATAGCGTGGATAATCCACAACCTGCTCATGCTGGGTCTTTTACCTATTTATCATTTCTAGGATGTGCTTTATCCATCCAAGCTTACGCAATAATTTGGAGTTGTTCAAAATACTACACCGAAATCTCGACCAAATATACTTATTTTGATAACGTTTTTTTGAGTTAATTATACTTATGTGAATATATATGAAGTAATTGTTAATATATATAATCTGCCGTTCATAATGATCGCTATAGACTCAAAGTGGTATTAAATAGTGGAGGAGCATCAGAGATGAACATCAAAGTTCCCCAGAAACCCCTCCTCACCATTGCCACCCCTTATAACTGGCCCAGTCAGCCATGAGTAATCATCTAGCCGTCGCCACCGCCACCGCGACCTTACAGCGCATCCTACAGCGAGCCGTTCAAAGAGACGTAGACGGAGCGCGAGTCACCACGGTGCGCCCAGACGGTTCTAGCGGGTCAATTCCCGAAACAGGTGTGAACCTATACCTGTATCATATCAAACGCAACCCGGCCCTCACCAACCAAGACACCCCCAACTTCCAACGGCGCGGGGACATGACCCGTCGTAGACAAGCGGCGATCGACCTATTCTATGTGGTATCCTTCTACGGCAACGATGGCGATCTCGAACCCCAGCGCCTACTGGGTAGCGTCGTCCAAACCCTGGAAGACCAGTTAGTATTGAGTGCGGACACCATCCGCGCCACGATCGCCGACCCCACCTTTACCTACCTCGCGGACTCCGACCTAGCGGAACAAGTGGAACAAATCCGCTCGGAATTTATCTCTGTCTCGACGGACGAACTCTCCAAAATCTGGTCTGTGTTCTTCCAAACCCCCTACGCCCTGTCCCTGGTGTACAAAGTGACTGTCATCATCATCGAAAGCGACATGGCGGGACGTTCCGCCCTACCTGTGCGCGATCGCATTTTAGGCAGTACAGTCTTTCCCAAACAACCCATCATCACCCAAGTGGTGGCGGTGGGAGGTAAAAATCAACCCATTTTCAGTAACAGCATCCTCTCGATTCGTGGCCAGCATCTCTCTGGTGTCTTAACCCAAATCCGCATCGGTCAACTAGAAATCACCCCCCAAGTCATCAACAACGGAGAACTACGGCTCCCCTTGAGCCTAATTGAAACAGACCAACTACGGGCTGGGGTTCAAAGCCTACAGGTAATTCACCTACAAGCCCCACCCGTACCCCCCCGTAACGGGTCCCGATCTAGCAGAAGGGGGAGTACAGCCACCACTAACGGTAGCACTCCTGCTCGTGTTCCCCAAGTGGAATCTAACGTCGCCCCCTTCGTCTTGCGGCCTACTATTGATGCAGTGACAGTCCTAGACTTAGATGGATTTGACGAGGAGCCACGGTCGGGAACCCTCAGCATTAGCCTTAACTTGGCGATCGCTCCAGGTCAGCGAATTGTGGTGATGATGAACGAATGCAACCCCAATAGCAATAATCCCATCGGCTACCTATTCACCGCCCCACCCATTACTCGCGCCACGGCTACCGTCTCCATCCCCATTCGGGAAGTCAAACCGGGAGAATACCTGGTGCGAGTCCAAATTGATGGGGCAGAAAGTATCCTGAGTGTAGACGACAACCCCGACAGTCCAACTTTTGAGCAATACATTCAACCCAAAGTAGCGATAAATTAAACAGCACGCGACTCTCCATTCCCCATGACTGACTCAAACTGGCATTCACTACCGAATCAACAAACTCTCATACTCGCCTTAACCCGGATTAAGGATGCCCTCCGGGCGGCATCCAATGGGCAAACCAGATCCGAAACAACCGAGCCATTCATCGTCCCCCCTGTCCTAGAGCAACTGTGCGAGACCTTTGGGCTGTCTAGCTTTGAACAAGATTTGCTGCTGTTGTGCGCGGGAATGGAACTCGATGGGGAATTTCCCCTACTCTGCGCGGAAGCCCACGGCGACCCCCAAAAGCCTTATCCTACCTTTAGCCTCGCCCTTAATATCCTCGATCGCCCCCATTGGAGCGCCCTAACACCCAATGCTCCCCTACGTCGCTGGCGT includes:
- a CDS encoding phage tail sheath family protein, with product MARLDYFAPGVYIEEVDRGSRPLQGVPTAVAGFVGFTEDIRGGAEPFKPMLVTSWKQYLEYFGRTNSDGFTDFGAYLPFSVYGWFLNGGGRCWITSMGTGLPGSPKPEVTETGTEIVNRANRPSLRFSIRESSQDGASESSLADSSQNGFLAVSDRSIRVQITEGYPKPPSEETEASEAIVTANTGEFFTIVIRQGSEELERFPHLSMNPDIETAVADYVVSALEESQYILATDLAISGSPLARRPSNGIYEVSPPAIIAETDNLARHVEGVREDRTGIRGLFEIDEITIVCCPDLMKVYEQGLIDQDQLHGLMDLMVSMCEGAADGDIPNAPNRMIILDPPPDRVKPQDISRWLSQEFNRRSQFAALYYPWILVPNPRNAGRPIAIPPSGHMAGVWARVDETRGVYKAPANEVPRGVIGLTHPCNFREQELLNPIGINCIRPFDNRGIRIWGARTLVEPDKTEWRYINVRRLMSYIEKSIENGTQWVVFEPNDEDLWQRVKRTISSFLTELWRSGALTGGSPSEAFYVKCDAELNSPQSMMAGRLFVEVGVCPVRPAEFVVFRISQWTAEGDGE
- a CDS encoding DUF4255 domain-containing protein; its protein translation is MSNHLAVATATATLQRILQRAVQRDVDGARVTTVRPDGSSGSIPETGVNLYLYHIKRNPALTNQDTPNFQRRGDMTRRRQAAIDLFYVVSFYGNDGDLEPQRLLGSVVQTLEDQLVLSADTIRATIADPTFTYLADSDLAEQVEQIRSEFISVSTDELSKIWSVFFQTPYALSLVYKVTVIIIESDMAGRSALPVRDRILGSTVFPKQPIITQVVAVGGKNQPIFSNSILSIRGQHLSGVLTQIRIGQLEITPQVINNGELRLPLSLIETDQLRAGVQSLQVIHLQAPPVPPRNGSRSSRRGSTATTNGSTPARVPQVESNVAPFVLRPTIDAVTVLDLDGFDEEPRSGTLSISLNLAIAPGQRIVVMMNECNPNSNNPIGYLFTAPPITRATATVSIPIREVKPGEYLVRVQIDGAESILSVDDNPDSPTFEQYIQPKVAIN